The following are encoded together in the Mumia sp. Pv4-285 genome:
- a CDS encoding cation transporter — protein MSGAQRAQASIERTALRRSIVAAAALGALAMAWGIVGELRILLLDGAYALIGIALSWFALQAARAVEEGPTKRFPFGRDAFTPLAVLLQGVALAGTLLYAFVDAIVLVREGGNPVETQSLALYGLISAVGAAAVFLSLRRMRSTSDLVGAEIATWRASAVLSIGMVVGAVTAMVLDRSTSVDVVAYVDPVLVIAACVVLAPTPVGLLRSGVRELLQGAPSTEVQQSVHLAVDDVRRHFGLDEPIVRMRKVGRKLFLEVDFVVEPGHWDVSDEDEVRRSLLARLEPLGFDLWAYIELTTDRALVE, from the coding sequence GTGAGCGGAGCCCAGCGCGCGCAGGCGTCGATCGAGCGCACGGCACTGCGCCGCTCGATCGTCGCCGCAGCAGCGCTGGGAGCCCTCGCGATGGCCTGGGGCATCGTGGGCGAGCTGCGCATCCTGCTCCTCGACGGCGCGTACGCCCTGATCGGGATCGCGTTGTCGTGGTTCGCGCTCCAGGCAGCGCGCGCCGTCGAGGAAGGACCGACGAAGAGGTTCCCGTTCGGGCGTGACGCCTTCACTCCGCTCGCTGTCCTGCTGCAGGGAGTGGCTCTCGCCGGCACGCTGCTCTACGCCTTCGTGGACGCGATCGTGCTGGTCAGGGAGGGAGGCAACCCGGTCGAGACGCAGAGCCTCGCGCTGTACGGGCTGATCTCAGCAGTCGGTGCCGCCGCCGTCTTCCTCTCGTTGCGACGGATGCGGTCCACGTCCGACCTCGTCGGCGCGGAGATCGCCACCTGGCGGGCGAGCGCGGTCCTCAGCATCGGCATGGTGGTCGGCGCCGTGACAGCGATGGTCCTCGACCGCTCCACGTCCGTCGACGTGGTCGCCTATGTCGATCCCGTTCTCGTGATCGCCGCATGCGTGGTGCTCGCACCCACACCCGTGGGGCTCCTGCGATCCGGAGTGCGAGAGCTGCTGCAGGGCGCTCCCTCCACGGAGGTGCAGCAGTCCGTCCACCTGGCCGTCGACGACGTGCGGCGACACTTCGGGCTCGACGAACCCATCGTCCGCATGCGCAAGGTCGGTCGCAAGCTGTTCCTCGAGGTCGACTTCGTCGTCGAACCAGGCCACTGGGACGTCTCCGACGAGGACGAGGTCCGACGGTCGCTCCTGGCGCGCCTGGAGCCTCTCGGTTTCGACCTCTGGGCCTACATCGAGCTGACGACCGACAGAGCCCTCGTCGAGTAG
- a CDS encoding TetR/AcrR family transcriptional regulator, with the protein MSAGSSQGSARRGRPGYDQELLVRRAVEVFIRRGYDATSVGDLAAELGLSKSAIYHHVPSKEHLLSLALDDALEGLEAVIADATREPRDVSAYARLRGAVRQSVLVLVDKLPSVTLLLRVRGNGEVEISALARRRRIDEQLAGLVRDAVSEGTLRNDIAPDLISRLLFGTVNSLTEWYRPDGEVDAATLADAVVELAFDGLTVPRG; encoded by the coding sequence ATGAGCGCCGGGAGTTCGCAGGGCAGCGCCCGACGAGGTAGGCCCGGCTACGACCAGGAGCTGCTCGTGAGGCGCGCCGTCGAGGTGTTCATCAGGCGCGGCTACGACGCCACCAGCGTCGGTGACCTGGCCGCCGAGCTCGGCCTCAGCAAGTCCGCGATCTATCACCACGTCCCGAGCAAGGAGCACCTCCTGTCGCTCGCGCTCGACGACGCGCTCGAAGGGCTCGAGGCCGTGATCGCCGATGCGACCCGCGAACCGCGGGACGTGTCGGCGTACGCACGTCTCCGTGGCGCGGTCCGCCAGAGCGTGCTGGTGCTCGTCGACAAGCTGCCGTCGGTCACCCTGCTGCTCCGGGTGCGTGGCAACGGCGAGGTGGAGATCTCGGCACTCGCCCGTCGCCGCCGGATCGACGAGCAGCTCGCCGGGCTCGTCCGCGACGCGGTCTCCGAGGGCACGCTGCGCAACGACATCGCGCCCGACCTCATCAGCAGGTTGCTGTTCGGCACCGTCAACTCGCTCACCGAGTGGTACAGGCCGGACGGCGAGGTCGACGCGGCCACCCTCGCCGACGCGGTTGTGGAGCTGGCGTTCGACGGTCTCACCGTGCCGCGAGGCTGA
- the paaI gene encoding hydroxyphenylacetyl-CoA thioesterase PaaI, whose amino-acid sequence MSGEAGDDQRRAERSAAAMWDTDAASKALGMCLEDVAPGESRVSMLVRDDMVNGHDLCHGGLIAALADSAFAVACNTDGVVTVAAGFDITFLESARLGDQLVAEAHERAQRGRSGVYDVTVRRATDRTTIAEFRGRSRSLGRTLG is encoded by the coding sequence ATGAGCGGAGAGGCCGGCGACGACCAGCGCCGTGCGGAGCGGAGTGCGGCCGCGATGTGGGACACGGACGCCGCGAGCAAGGCGCTCGGCATGTGCCTCGAGGACGTCGCCCCGGGCGAGTCACGGGTCTCCATGCTCGTCCGCGACGACATGGTCAACGGCCACGACCTCTGTCACGGCGGGCTGATCGCGGCGCTCGCGGATTCCGCGTTCGCGGTCGCGTGCAACACCGACGGCGTCGTCACCGTCGCGGCGGGCTTCGACATCACGTTCCTCGAGTCGGCCCGCCTCGGCGACCAGCTCGTCGCCGAGGCGCACGAGCGCGCGCAACGTGGCCGGTCCGGTGTGTACGACGTGACCGTCCGCCGCGCGACCGACCGCACCACGATCGCGGAGTTCCGGGGGAGGAGCCGAAGTCTCGGTCGTACGCTCGGCTGA